One window of Metopolophium dirhodum isolate CAU chromosome 3, ASM1992520v1, whole genome shotgun sequence genomic DNA carries:
- the LOC132940556 gene encoding synaptosomal-associated protein 25-like isoform X1, whose product MPAIVANELQDMQLRSAHVTDESLESTRRMIELCEGTKEAAIKALVELDDQGEKMDRIEEGMDQINADMKEAEKNLTGMEKCCGICVVPCNKSTSFKEDEGTWKGNEDGKVINKQPQRVIEGPNITPQGGYIVNDTNESMHSCRITNDARETEMDENLGQVNTMIGNLRNMALDMGSELENQNQQIEKISTKTKSNDLRISAANQRTRNLLK is encoded by the exons ATGCCAGCCATCGTAGCCAACGAGTTGCAAGACATGCAATTGCGGTCGGCCCACGTAACGGACGAG TCTCTGGAGAGCACCCGTCGGATGATCGAACTCTGCGAAGGG ACAAAGGAAGCAGCCATTAAAGCTCTAGTTGAGTTAGATGATCAAGGCG AGAAAATGGACAGGATCGAGGAGGGGATGGATCAAATAAATGCGGACATGAAGGAAGCGGAGAAGAACCTTACCGGCATGGAGAAATGTTGTGGTATTTGCGTGGTGCCTTGCAACAA GTCGACATCTTTCAAAGAGGACGAAGGCACGTGGAAGGGAAACGAAGATGGAaaagtaataaacaaacaaCCTCAGCGTGTGATCGAGGGGCCGAACATTACGCCACAGGGTGGATACATAGTGAA TGATACAAACGAAAGTATGCATTCATGTAGGATTACAAACGACGCCCGAGAAACGGAAATGGATGAAAACTTGGGACAAGTGAACACGATGATTGGTAACTTGAGAAACATGGCGTTGGATATGGGTTCCGAGCTTGAAAATCAAAACCAGCAGATCGAAAAAATCAGCACAAAG ACAAAGTCAAATGATTTGCGGATTTCAGCGGCCAACCAAAGGACCAGAAATcttcttaaataa
- the LOC132940556 gene encoding synaptosomal-associated protein 25-like isoform X3: MPAIVANELQDMQLRSAHVTDESLESTRRMIELCEGTKEAAIKALVELDDQGEKMDRIEEGMDQINADMKEAEKNLTGMEKCCGICVVPCNKSTSFKEDEGTWKGNEDGKVINKQPQRVIEGPNITPQGGYIVKITNDARETEMDENLGQVNTMIGNLRNMALDMGSELENQNQQIEKISTKTKSNDLRISAANQRTRNLLK; the protein is encoded by the exons ATGCCAGCCATCGTAGCCAACGAGTTGCAAGACATGCAATTGCGGTCGGCCCACGTAACGGACGAG TCTCTGGAGAGCACCCGTCGGATGATCGAACTCTGCGAAGGG ACAAAGGAAGCAGCCATTAAAGCTCTAGTTGAGTTAGATGATCAAGGCG AGAAAATGGACAGGATCGAGGAGGGGATGGATCAAATAAATGCGGACATGAAGGAAGCGGAGAAGAACCTTACCGGCATGGAGAAATGTTGTGGTATTTGCGTGGTGCCTTGCAACAA GTCGACATCTTTCAAAGAGGACGAAGGCACGTGGAAGGGAAACGAAGATGGAaaagtaataaacaaacaaCCTCAGCGTGTGATCGAGGGGCCGAACATTACGCCACAGGGTGGATACATAGTGAA GATTACAAACGACGCCCGAGAAACGGAAATGGATGAAAACTTGGGACAAGTGAACACGATGATTGGTAACTTGAGAAACATGGCGTTGGATATGGGTTCCGAGCTTGAAAATCAAAACCAGCAGATCGAAAAAATCAGCACAAAG ACAAAGTCAAATGATTTGCGGATTTCAGCGGCCAACCAAAGGACCAGAAATcttcttaaataa
- the LOC132940556 gene encoding synaptosomal-associated protein 25-like isoform X2 — protein MPAIVANELQDMQLRSAHVTDESLESTRRMIELCEGTKEAAIKALVELDDQGEKMDRIEEGMDQINADMKEAEKNLTGMEKCCGICVVPCNKSTSFKEDEGTWKGNEDGKVINKQPQRVIEGPNITPQGGYIVNMHSCRITNDARETEMDENLGQVNTMIGNLRNMALDMGSELENQNQQIEKISTKTKSNDLRISAANQRTRNLLK, from the exons ATGCCAGCCATCGTAGCCAACGAGTTGCAAGACATGCAATTGCGGTCGGCCCACGTAACGGACGAG TCTCTGGAGAGCACCCGTCGGATGATCGAACTCTGCGAAGGG ACAAAGGAAGCAGCCATTAAAGCTCTAGTTGAGTTAGATGATCAAGGCG AGAAAATGGACAGGATCGAGGAGGGGATGGATCAAATAAATGCGGACATGAAGGAAGCGGAGAAGAACCTTACCGGCATGGAGAAATGTTGTGGTATTTGCGTGGTGCCTTGCAACAA GTCGACATCTTTCAAAGAGGACGAAGGCACGTGGAAGGGAAACGAAGATGGAaaagtaataaacaaacaaCCTCAGCGTGTGATCGAGGGGCCGAACATTACGCCACAGGGTGGATACATAGTGAA TATGCATTCATGTAGGATTACAAACGACGCCCGAGAAACGGAAATGGATGAAAACTTGGGACAAGTGAACACGATGATTGGTAACTTGAGAAACATGGCGTTGGATATGGGTTCCGAGCTTGAAAATCAAAACCAGCAGATCGAAAAAATCAGCACAAAG ACAAAGTCAAATGATTTGCGGATTTCAGCGGCCAACCAAAGGACCAGAAATcttcttaaataa
- the LOC132940555 gene encoding uncharacterized protein LOC132940555 codes for MGEIMNIDVSIKLPPLLLQSFSINNYEAKCMKCNISCAPEEEDILFHLSVCNGTLIEENIQTLFKFNCLKCNFLTHSIDQWKHHLFKLDHISKNFDFDIITFSYNCNLCNTHFYGFRECILKHHCKPQFISTLSYLMSTVYGKYKIKDKQTMLHYCADCSFYTDNLAELHKKKHSEVANTSVCHSCLITFYGSSNEEFLNHKISFEHMLLWCLNGVRSIPKIPTTVFKNLPYYITKYFVINPFLKKVCCIVCKTKDILTHDCIYEHYYNCISTKEISDVKDCNPLLSLSCNLCNYSCFAEDDMYKCWANHVVSLKHLNKTVVEKGNKHKVISYYCYVNGTIFCGSDSFIKNLLMKTNNDIGRLLFVSDLMATVYKHVTNAHFSCNILFCCGICQNHTVNQLNCVHKNNDSHLSFYCSTCLVVFNVRSDYYEHLVSSEHIILKYFKPNQLAKLKILDHTMEIMKIYLTNLNKSDYDDDNDDTDNPQETIWQDNHEMIISTQNLTSCDPKQNIMTKLIEKLPTQPIKSAFNNYIAENFELLNQEPQTSYDINIVFYCEICNIILSNRDVWIKHDKEFHSNDMDLWVLFCDICCIYQVSAQINTIEQHLMTMEHIIMEVFQKYVKPSTNNIDDCYKNSNPTNDDKDSDFNVEIKKIKNSNDYNIKNKTIYIEIKNVDNNLKKNNYTILNKIIQERYGKFKQFENVNNSFVILFENKYQVERICEDTNKLENQYGFTIQVIENHHSEKVLSMETIDLFKDWGSLCTTILRDLEVMNLSLTSTEIQSRVQQLCDSICSFQIDTHSKKIHIFGSQVYGLATNTTNIDIYLEIDDTFDGIIANNEEIQVEFVQQFTEHCLLKPEVFQNVKSIYHCRVPIVTFHHVPSEFNCDVSFKSGLGTYNTKLIKLYLSMNTTVKWLVCVIVKNWALQNCLKDRNLFTSYALTWLVLFYLMTEKVVPSLIELRQNATKADHKVIEGWDCTFGKCSGYISEDKRPKLLMGFFQYYANKRALKDNVLSTCTGQLIKKHAFYERFSQLPGLSKIQRTMFKNFKAKVNSSFGKNYGLVLQDPFVLSFNLTRNLHNQALTDFCDLCHQSSTLLINMKGYNMFSNT; via the exons atgggtgaaataatgaatattgatgTATCAATTAAGTTGCCTCCATTATTGCTGCAATCATTTTCTATCAACAATTACGAAGCCAAGTGtatgaaatgtaatatttcatGTGCCCCTGAAGAAGAAGatattcttttccatctttCTGTATGTAATGGGACCcttattgaagaaaatattcaaacactatttaaattcaattgcTTGAAGTGTAATTTTTTGACTCATAGTATTGATCAATGGAAGCATCATTTATTCAAACTTGATCATATTTCCAAAAATTTTGATTtcgatataataacattttcgtACAATTGCAATTTGTGTAATACTCATTTCTATGGTTTTAGAGAATGTATACTAAAACATCATTGCAAACCTCAATTTATTTCAACATTATCCTATTTAATGTCCACTGTTTATGGGAAATACAAAATTAAGGACAAACAGACCATGCTTCATTATTGTGCGGATTGCTCTTTTTACACTGATAACTTAGCAGAATTGCACAAGAAAAAACATAGTGAAGTTGCTAACACTTCTGTATGCCATTCATGTCTGATAACATTTTATGGTTCTAGTAATGAGGAATTTTTGAACCACAAAATTTCATTTGAACATATGCTTCTGTGGTGTTTAAACGGTGTTCGGAGTATACCAAAAATACCaacaacagtttttaaaaacttgCCATACTACataaccaaatattttgtaattaatccATTCTTGAAAAAAGTTTGTTGTATTGTCTGCAAAACAAAAGACATTCTAACTCATGACTGTATATACGAACATTATTACAACTGTATTTCTACAAAAGAAATTTCTGATGTCAAAGATTGCAATCCGTTGCTAAGTCTAAGTTGTAATTTGTGTAATTATTCATGTTTTGCAGAAGATGACATGTACAAATGTTGGGCAAATCATGTAGTGagtcttaaacatttaaataaaactgtgGTTGAAAAAGGAAACAAACACAAAGTGATTTCATATTACTGTTATGTGAATGGAACTATATTTTGTGGTTCAGATTCGTTCATCAAAAACTTACTAATGAAAACGAATAATGATATCGGGCGTCTGTTATTTGTATCAGATTTAATGGCTACAGTGTATAAACATGTCACAAATGCACATTTCagctgtaatattttattttgttgtggAATTTGTCAAAATCATACCGTCAACCAGTTAAATtgtgtacataaaaataatgattcacATCTATCATTTTATTGTTCCACTTGTTTAGTAGTGTTCAATGTCAGATCTGACTACTATGAACATCTTGTTAGTAGtgagcatattattttgaaatattttaagccCAATCAATTAGCCAAGCTTAAGATTCTTGATCATACCatggaaataatgaaaatatatttaactaatttaaataaaagtgactatgatgatgataatgatgacACTGACAACCCTCAAGAGACCATATGGCAGGACAATCATGAAATGATTATTTCTACACAAAACCTAACATCCTGTGatccaaaacaaaatattatgacaaaattaatagaaaaactaCCTACACAGCCAATAAAGTCAGCATTTAACAATTACATAGCAgagaattttgaattattaaatcaagAGCCGCAAACAAGTTATGATATTAACATTGTGTTTTACTGtgaaatttgtaatataattctcAGTAATCGTGATGTTTGGATTAAACATGACAAAGAGTTTCATAGCAATGATATGGACCTTTGGGTTTTATTCTGTGATATTTGTTGCATTTACCAAGTAAGTGCTCAGATTAATACTATCGAACAGCATTTAATGACTATGGAACATATAATAATGGAAGTGTTTCAAAAATACGTCAAACCCTCAACAAATAACATTGATGATTGTTATAAAAACTCTAATCCCACCAATGATGACAAGGATTCTGATTTcaatgttgaaattaaaaaaatcaaaaattcaaatgactataatataaagaacaaaactatttatatagaaattaaaa acgtggataataatttaaaaaaaaataattatactatattaaacaaaattattcaagAACGATATGGTAAATTCAAACAGTtcgaaaatgtaaacaattcaTTTGTGATTCTTTTCGAAAATAA ATACCAAGTTGAACGAATATGTGAGGATACAAACAAATTGGAAAACCAGTATGGCTTTACAATACAAGTTATAGAAAATCATCATTcag AAAAAGTATTATCGATGGAAACAATAGATTTATTTAAAGATTGGGGCTCGTTGTGTACCACAATTCTCCGTGATTTAGAAGTGATGAATTTGTCATTAACCAGTACAGAAATACAATCCCGTGTTCAACAATTGTGTGACTCAATATGTAGCTTCCAAATTGATACACATTCAAAAAAGATTCACATTTTTGGTTCTCAAGTTTATGGACTAGCAACAAATACtactaatatagatatatatttggaaatcg ATGACACGTTTGACGGAATAATTGCAAATAATGAAGAAATTCAAGTGGAATTTGTACAACAATTTACTGAACATTGTCTATTGAAGCCCGAAGTCTTTCAAAATGTTAAATCAATCTATCATTGCCGTGTGCCTATTGTTACATTTCATCACGTACCATCAGAGTTCAACTGTGATGTATCCTTTAAAAGTGGTCTTGGCACATATAACACTAAATTAATCAA ACTTTATTTGTCAATGAACACTACTGTGAAGTGGCTGGTCTGTGTTATTGTGAAGAATTGGGCTCTCCAAAATTGTTTAAAAGACAGGAACTTGTTCACCAGCTATGCCTTGACATGGCTGGTACTGTTTTATTTGATGACAGAAAAAGTGGTTCCATCGTTGATCGAACTCAGGCAAAATGCTACTAAAGCTGATCATAAAGTCATTgaag gaTGGGACTGTACATTTGGAAAATGTTCAGGCTATATCAGTGAAGATAAACGCCCAAAACTGTTAATGGGTTTTTTTCAATACTATGCCAATAAGAGAGCCTTAAAGGACAATGTTCTGTCTACTTGCACCGGGCAGTTAATAAAAAAGCATGCATTTTATGAAAGGTTCAGCCAGTTGCCTGGACTAAGTAAAATACAGAgaacaatgtttaaaaactttaaagcCAAAGTTAATTCaagttttggaaaaaattacggACTGGTTTTGCAGGATCCATTTGTACTGTCGTTCAACCTAACCAGAAATTTACATAATCAAGCTTTGACAGACTTTTGTGATCTGTGTCATCAAAGTTCAACCCTTTTGATTAATATGAAGGGTTACAATATGTTTtctaatacctaa